One Chloroherpetonaceae bacterium DNA segment encodes these proteins:
- a CDS encoding DNA methyltransferase produces the protein MKTHHQIINGDSRQMSELTNNSVHLVITSPPYWQLKDYGTETQIGFHDSYENYINNLNLVWKECYRTLYNGCRLCVNIGDQFARAVYYGRYKVIPIREEIIKFCENIGFDYMGAIIWQKVTTSNTTGGGVQMGSYPYPRNGILKLDYEFILVFKKLGESPKPTKEQKEASKMSADEWNTFFAGHWNFAGARQNGHIAMFPEELPRRLIKMFSFVGETVLDPFAGSGTTALAAKNSDRNSIGYEINPQFIPFIKEKLEINQENINGTTYEFLLQKATCIDLKDEIQKLPYIFRDPHTLDKKIDVKKLQFGSKFDQESPNKREELFTVKEIISPEKIRLNNDLIIKLIGVKEDPEINGKATSFLIEKTKGKRVFLKYDAVKHDKENNLLCYLYLENKTFINAHLIKNGLVQVDSDIDFKYKDKFLNLLQQQNG, from the coding sequence TTGAAAACACATCATCAAATAATAAATGGAGATAGCCGACAAATGTCTGAATTAACAAATAATTCAGTTCATTTGGTTATTACATCGCCACCCTATTGGCAGTTAAAGGACTACGGAACGGAAACTCAAATTGGATTTCATGATAGTTATGAAAACTATATAAACAACCTAAATTTAGTTTGGAAAGAATGTTATCGTACACTTTACAATGGGTGCAGGTTATGCGTCAATATTGGTGACCAATTTGCCCGCGCCGTTTATTATGGACGGTACAAAGTCATTCCAATCCGTGAAGAAATCATTAAGTTCTGCGAGAATATTGGATTTGATTATATGGGAGCAATCATTTGGCAGAAAGTAACGACATCCAATACAACAGGTGGAGGTGTTCAAATGGGTTCCTATCCCTACCCAAGAAATGGTATTTTGAAATTGGACTACGAATTTATTCTTGTATTTAAGAAATTGGGAGAAAGCCCTAAACCGACAAAAGAACAAAAAGAGGCTTCAAAAATGAGTGCCGATGAATGGAACACATTTTTTGCAGGTCATTGGAATTTTGCAGGTGCCAGACAAAACGGGCATATAGCAATGTTCCCCGAAGAATTGCCGAGACGACTTATCAAAATGTTTTCGTTTGTAGGAGAAACTGTTCTTGACCCATTCGCTGGAAGCGGAACAACAGCCTTAGCGGCAAAAAACTCAGACAGAAATTCAATAGGTTATGAAATAAACCCACAATTTATTCCCTTTATCAAAGAAAAATTAGAAATTAATCAAGAAAATATTAATGGAACTACTTATGAATTTCTTTTACAAAAAGCTACATGTATTGACCTAAAAGATGAGATTCAAAAACTCCCGTATATTTTTAGAGACCCTCATACACTCGATAAAAAAATTGATGTAAAAAAACTTCAATTCGGTTCAAAATTTGATCAAGAAAGCCCGAATAAACGAGAAGAATTATTTACAGTAAAAGAAATAATTAGTCCTGAAAAGATTCGCTTAAATAATGACTTAATAATAAAGTTAATTGGAGTTAAAGAAGACCCTGAAATTAATGGCAAAGCAACTTCATTCCTAATTGAAAAAACAAAAGGGAAGCGAGTATTTCTTAAATATGATGCAGTTAAACACGATAAGGAAAATAATTTGCTTTGCTATCTCTATCTTGAAAATAAAACATTCATCAATGCTCATTTAATCAAAAACGGTTTGGTGCAAGTGGACAGCGATATTGATTTCAAATACAAAGACAAATTTTTGAACCTCTTGCAACAACAAAATGGCTAA
- a CDS encoding DUF2281 domain-containing protein gives MTPNTTSIVEPTEKQLSQEFEAALKKLTQAQAEEVLHFVEFLIHKSNAPAKEPHEPLKNEGNQEPESKRSLEPLKGAFGKMADDFDAPVGIFVLPLPKDFDEPLDSFKDYMK, from the coding sequence ATGACACCAAACACAACCTCAATTGTAGAACCGACTGAGAAACAGCTCTCTCAAGAGTTTGAAGCAGCTCTTAAGAAACTGACTCAGGCACAAGCAGAGGAAGTGCTGCATTTTGTAGAATTTTTGATTCACAAAAGCAATGCGCCTGCAAAGGAGCCGCATGAACCGCTGAAGAACGAGGGAAATCAAGAACCCGAAAGCAAACGCAGTCTCGAGCCGCTAAAAGGGGCCTTCGGGAAAATGGCAGATGATTTTGATGCCCCTGTCGGAATTTTCGTTTTACCGCTTCCGAAAGATTTCGATGAACCCTTAGACAGTTTTAAGGATTATATGAAATGA
- a CDS encoding replication-associated recombination protein A, with protein MNDLFESEESLPDERHTPIGTSESAPLAERMRPKVLYDVIGQAHLLGEGAPLRRFFDSGRFLSMIFWGPPGTGKTTLARLIAKKATAHFISLSAIDSGVKEVRASLEDAKRMQSRGKKTILFIDEIHRFNKSQQDSLLGAVESGLLTLIGATTENPSFEVNAALLSRCKVYHLHPLSETEILHIVNRALTTDPWLSSLQPQLESPHALFAFSGGDARGALGAIEAAALLAASERETSIEKDPSPLVISIRHLELALQQKTPQYDKKGESHYDTISAFIKSLRGSDPDAALFWLAKMIDAGEEARFIARRMVIFASEDIGNAEPQALQVAVSVFQAVELIGMPEARINLAQGVTFLASCPKSNASYNGIEAALSRVKGGADLTVPLHLRNGPTSLMKAEGYGREYKYPHLYDGHFIREHYFPPNATPEAFYKPTEEGKEKALKERLEKLWNERYNQE; from the coding sequence ATGAACGATCTTTTTGAATCGGAAGAATCACTTCCCGATGAACGCCACACACCTATTGGAACATCGGAGTCGGCACCGCTTGCCGAGCGGATGCGGCCTAAAGTGCTTTACGATGTGATCGGTCAAGCCCATCTCTTGGGTGAAGGTGCGCCGCTTCGCCGCTTTTTCGACTCCGGTCGGTTTCTTTCAATGATTTTCTGGGGGCCGCCCGGCACCGGAAAAACCACACTTGCCCGGCTCATTGCTAAAAAAGCCACAGCACATTTTATCTCTCTTTCTGCCATCGACTCCGGCGTGAAGGAAGTTCGCGCGTCACTCGAAGACGCCAAACGCATGCAATCGCGCGGGAAGAAAACGATTCTCTTTATCGACGAAATTCATCGCTTCAATAAATCGCAGCAAGATTCACTTTTGGGTGCGGTGGAATCGGGCTTGCTGACACTCATTGGAGCCACCACTGAAAACCCGAGTTTTGAAGTCAATGCTGCGCTCCTTTCGCGCTGCAAGGTGTATCATTTGCACCCGCTTTCTGAAACCGAGATTCTTCATATCGTCAACCGAGCGTTAACCACCGACCCTTGGCTCTCATCACTTCAGCCGCAATTGGAATCGCCGCACGCGCTTTTTGCTTTTTCGGGCGGTGATGCCCGCGGCGCACTCGGGGCAATCGAAGCAGCGGCTTTGCTGGCTGCTTCGGAGCGCGAGACAAGTATTGAAAAGGATCCATCTCCGCTTGTCATTTCAATCCGTCATCTTGAATTGGCACTACAACAAAAAACGCCGCAATACGACAAAAAGGGTGAATCGCATTACGACACCATCTCGGCGTTTATCAAATCGCTCCGTGGCTCCGACCCCGATGCTGCGCTTTTTTGGCTTGCGAAAATGATTGATGCCGGTGAAGAAGCGCGCTTTATCGCTAGGCGGATGGTTATTTTCGCCAGCGAAGATATTGGCAATGCCGAGCCGCAAGCTTTGCAGGTTGCCGTTTCGGTTTTTCAAGCGGTTGAACTAATTGGAATGCCGGAGGCAAGAATCAATTTGGCTCAAGGCGTGACATTTTTAGCGTCATGCCCGAAGTCGAACGCCTCCTATAACGGCATCGAAGCAGCACTTTCGCGAGTGAAGGGAGGCGCAGACCTCACGGTCCCATTGCATCTTCGAAATGGGCCTACTTCGCTGATGAAAGCCGAAGGCTATGGCAGAGAGTACAAGTACCCCCATCTTTATGATGGGCATTTTATTCGCGAACACTACTTTCCACCAAACGCAACCCCTGAAGCCTTTTACAAACCCACGGAAGAAGGAAAAGAAAAAGCACTGAAAGAGCGGTTAGAAAAGCTTTGGAATGAACGGTATAATCAAGAGTGA
- a CDS encoding tetratricopeptide repeat protein, producing MKSSQKKSKKQTGAALQAQASKAEQPKKPAPWWFYLVAISLPLFFLLLLEVGLRAADYGRDYTVFVPSSRDSNKLTLNPYIGYKYFRTTEPPAVIPVEFDRVKAPNSLRVFVFGESSVAGYPYPYSVSFPAYVQRALEMQYPSRKVEVINLGMAAICTETIKDFFAAALEQKPDVLVFYNGHNEYYGVMGAASSIRFSGVGSIQSLLLSMQDSRLVQLVQNGLATFTKPSKNENATLMAKVIGESAIPLGSKTYDNGLRQFRENMSDMLSVAQKKNIPVVIGTLASNQNGQKPFVSLARSDGKTAQAIFEEAAEQLAAGDSVLAKRLFLEAKDLDGLRFRAPEAMNRIIDSLAQQYGCTIARVSEEFAAASPQGIVGNNLMCDHLHPTVKGYQVMGRVFASTLIKVLPPSASSVPMHFIDQLILSQLPFSKLDSTIADMRLRILMGTYPFVPAGEPNRLISSYPFRNHIDTLSAKAIDEQIAIYDAHLEAAEFYLYEKNEPAAFLEFKSLIAKYPNYERFYRDAGQAYLKFGYHAKARNCFLDAYSLKKTAFAAGAIGQIDVFNQDFAKAIPFLEESIALGNTEDASLYYNLSGAYFYTGQREKAIAAIQRALQLRPNYPAARAFLSEIQSGQ from the coding sequence ATGAAATCGTCTCAAAAAAAATCGAAGAAGCAGACTGGCGCCGCTCTGCAAGCACAGGCTTCAAAAGCTGAACAGCCAAAAAAACCTGCACCGTGGTGGTTTTATCTTGTCGCGATTTCGCTGCCACTGTTCTTCTTATTGCTCCTTGAAGTCGGGCTTCGGGCGGCTGATTATGGTAGAGACTATACCGTATTTGTTCCTTCCTCACGCGATTCCAATAAGCTCACCTTGAACCCATACATTGGCTACAAGTATTTCCGTACTACAGAACCACCTGCCGTGATTCCCGTTGAATTTGACCGGGTGAAAGCACCCAATTCATTGCGCGTGTTTGTCTTTGGCGAAAGCAGTGTCGCCGGTTATCCGTATCCCTATTCTGTTTCGTTTCCGGCTTATGTGCAAAGGGCGCTTGAAATGCAATATCCCTCGAGAAAGGTAGAAGTCATCAATCTCGGTATGGCAGCTATATGTACCGAAACGATTAAAGATTTTTTTGCTGCCGCACTTGAGCAAAAGCCCGATGTGCTTGTCTTTTACAACGGGCACAATGAATATTATGGCGTAATGGGCGCGGCCTCCTCGATTCGCTTTTCCGGCGTTGGCTCAATTCAATCTCTCCTGCTTTCAATGCAAGACAGTCGTTTGGTACAACTTGTTCAAAACGGACTTGCCACTTTTACAAAGCCAAGTAAAAACGAGAATGCCACTTTAATGGCGAAAGTGATTGGCGAAAGCGCGATTCCGCTTGGCTCCAAGACTTATGATAACGGGCTTCGTCAGTTCCGTGAAAATATGAGCGATATGTTATCGGTAGCACAGAAAAAGAACATACCTGTTGTTATTGGAACGCTGGCAAGCAATCAAAATGGCCAAAAGCCTTTTGTTTCCTTGGCGCGTTCAGATGGGAAAACTGCCCAAGCTATTTTTGAAGAAGCCGCTGAGCAACTTGCTGCCGGAGATTCCGTGCTCGCCAAACGATTATTTTTAGAAGCGAAAGATCTTGACGGATTGCGGTTTCGCGCTCCTGAAGCAATGAACCGTATTATCGATTCCTTGGCTCAGCAATATGGATGCACGATTGCCCGGGTTTCGGAAGAGTTCGCCGCGGCTTCACCGCAAGGAATTGTTGGAAACAACCTGATGTGCGATCATCTTCACCCAACCGTGAAAGGCTATCAAGTAATGGGACGCGTGTTTGCCTCAACGCTCATAAAGGTGTTGCCCCCAAGTGCGTCTTCTGTGCCTATGCATTTCATTGACCAACTCATTCTCTCGCAACTTCCTTTCTCAAAACTTGATTCTACGATTGCCGATATGCGGCTTCGAATTTTGATGGGCACTTATCCCTTTGTTCCTGCCGGAGAGCCGAATCGATTAATCAGTTCTTATCCATTTCGAAACCACATTGATACACTCTCAGCAAAGGCGATTGATGAGCAAATCGCGATATACGATGCGCACTTGGAGGCCGCTGAATTTTATCTCTATGAAAAGAATGAACCCGCAGCGTTTTTAGAATTCAAGTCGCTCATTGCCAAATACCCGAACTATGAACGCTTCTACCGTGATGCCGGGCAGGCGTATTTGAAATTTGGTTACCACGCAAAAGCGCGAAATTGCTTTCTTGATGCTTACTCGCTCAAAAAGACGGCGTTTGCGGCGGGGGCGATTGGGCAGATTGATGTGTTTAATCAAGACTTTGCAAAAGCGATTCCGTTTTTAGAGGAAAGTATCGCATTAGGAAATACGGAGGACGCTTCATTATACTACAATCTTTCGGGCGCATATTTCTACACAGGGCAACGGGAGAAAGCCATTGCGGCGATTCAACGCGCGTTGCAACTTCGCCCGAATTACCCGGCTGCGCGCGCATTTTTAAGTGAGATTCAATCTGGCCAATAA
- a CDS encoding RpiB/LacA/LacB family sugar-phosphate isomerase, translating into MAFTSKPIALGSDESNSLTAAITDALSKEHRLRCFGALVTGSTASEKLWVPAAASVAKAIQSGECEYGVLFCYTGTGVAMAANKFKGIRAALCADKETAIGARRWNNANVLVMSLRLTTPTLGLEILDGFFSAHPDSDEETRYCLTELEKLDSKLK; encoded by the coding sequence ATGGCCTTTACTTCAAAACCAATTGCTTTAGGCAGTGATGAATCGAATTCGCTCACCGCAGCGATTACCGATGCCCTTTCCAAAGAGCATCGCTTGCGGTGCTTTGGCGCGCTCGTTACCGGAAGCACCGCGAGTGAAAAGCTGTGGGTTCCCGCTGCGGCCTCTGTGGCAAAGGCAATTCAATCGGGCGAATGTGAATACGGGGTTTTATTTTGCTATACCGGAACCGGTGTTGCAATGGCAGCCAATAAATTCAAAGGGATTCGTGCAGCACTTTGTGCCGATAAGGAAACAGCGATTGGCGCACGCCGTTGGAACAATGCCAATGTGCTTGTGATGAGCCTCAGGCTTACAACGCCTACACTCGGACTCGAAATTCTGGATGGCTTTTTTTCCGCTCATCCTGATTCGGACGAAGAAACCCGATATTGCTTAACTGAACTTGAAAAGTTAGATTCTAAGCTTAAGTGA
- the purE gene encoding 5-(carboxyamino)imidazole ribonucleotide mutase — MPDTVLSPLVGVIMGSDSDLETMRGAIDILKEFSVPCEVRVVSAHRTPDVMAIYAKSAKDRGIKVIIAGAGGAAHLPGMTASYTTLPVIGVPVPSKALSGLDSLYSIVQMPAGIPVATVAIGNAKNAGLLAIQILALSDTTLASSLLAYRKRLEEESMRKNNTLHDQY, encoded by the coding sequence ATGCCTGATACCGTTTTATCGCCACTTGTGGGCGTGATTATGGGTTCCGATTCCGACCTCGAAACAATGCGTGGTGCAATTGATATTCTGAAAGAGTTTTCGGTGCCTTGCGAAGTTCGAGTAGTTTCAGCGCATCGTACGCCGGATGTAATGGCCATCTACGCCAAATCGGCCAAAGACCGCGGCATCAAGGTCATTATCGCGGGTGCGGGCGGTGCCGCTCACTTACCCGGAATGACGGCTTCGTACACGACTTTACCTGTTATTGGCGTTCCGGTTCCAAGCAAAGCTTTGAGTGGACTTGATTCACTTTATTCCATTGTTCAAATGCCCGCCGGAATTCCGGTGGCTACGGTTGCTATTGGAAATGCCAAAAACGCCGGTCTTTTAGCCATTCAAATTTTAGCACTTTCCGATACAACTCTTGCGTCTTCTCTTTTAGCTTATCGAAAGCGATTGGAAGAGGAATCGATGCGTAAAAACAACACACTTCATGATCAATACTGA
- a CDS encoding SxtJ family membrane protein codes for MELKKSFTEKEKRSSQIAILTGFLIIAYFTSSWNVILIAGLLGIVFLFSETMSMWVLKGWFLLAFVLGWVNSRILLTLVFFGVLFPLAFLSRLRHKDPLRLKFPHNSKTLFTERNHTFTTSDFEKQW; via the coding sequence ATGGAACTTAAAAAATCGTTTACCGAAAAGGAAAAGCGTTCGTCTCAGATTGCCATTCTTACCGGGTTTCTTATCATAGCCTATTTCACAAGCTCGTGGAATGTTATTCTCATTGCAGGATTGCTTGGCATTGTTTTTCTTTTTTCAGAAACGATGTCGATGTGGGTGCTTAAAGGGTGGTTTTTACTGGCTTTTGTTTTGGGCTGGGTGAATAGCCGAATATTGCTGACGCTTGTTTTTTTTGGTGTGTTATTCCCGCTTGCATTCTTATCGCGACTTCGCCATAAAGACCCACTCAGACTGAAATTCCCGCACAATAGCAAAACACTCTTTACCGAGCGCAATCATACCTTCACAACTTCTGATTTCGAAAAGCAGTGGTAA
- a CDS encoding ABC-2 family transporter protein: MVTKKYWWVYRTSLRRFVEYRSELFIDLLGKLFIPITVQVVLWSAIFESDSKAEIGGYSYLQMVRYVVMSLLIANLMRVDRIEREIAASIRDGDLSRFLIKPIDFMTYQFTAFLADVTPVFAGFFVLYLGSLVIGVVELNGYAVSIAFITLLVGMYLSYMMGFLIALFAFMMDEIWTLFVMKGLLFWFITGQILPLDFLPKPLFETLSFLPFQFLSYFPAKAFLGQLSTESLNLGLLLSLVWSMIFYAAYRLIWKLSIHRYAAFGG, translated from the coding sequence GTGGTAACTAAAAAGTATTGGTGGGTGTATCGAACCTCGCTTCGGCGGTTTGTGGAATATCGGAGCGAGTTGTTTATTGATTTGCTTGGGAAGTTGTTTATTCCCATTACGGTTCAGGTGGTGTTATGGTCGGCCATTTTCGAATCGGATTCTAAGGCGGAAATTGGTGGATACAGCTATTTGCAGATGGTTCGATATGTGGTGATGAGTTTGCTCATTGCAAACCTGATGCGGGTTGACCGGATTGAGCGAGAAATTGCCGCTTCCATTCGCGATGGCGATCTCAGCCGATTCCTCATCAAGCCCATCGACTTTATGACCTATCAATTCACAGCCTTCCTTGCCGATGTCACGCCTGTTTTTGCTGGTTTTTTTGTGTTGTATCTCGGGTCACTTGTGATTGGGGTGGTTGAGCTCAATGGGTACGCAGTCTCCATTGCCTTTATCACCTTACTTGTAGGAATGTATCTTTCGTATATGATGGGGTTTTTGATTGCGCTTTTTGCTTTTATGATGGATGAAATCTGGACACTCTTTGTGATGAAAGGGCTTCTTTTTTGGTTTATCACCGGCCAAATACTCCCGCTTGATTTTTTACCGAAACCTCTCTTTGAAACGCTCTCTTTCTTACCATTTCAGTTTCTCTCATATTTCCCGGCAAAAGCGTTTTTAGGTCAGCTTTCTACGGAATCCTTGAATTTAGGGCTACTTCTTTCGCTCGTTTGGTCGATGATCTTTTATGCGGCTTATCGGCTTATTTGGAAACTTTCCATTCATCGATATGCCGCTTTTGGGGGGTAA
- a CDS encoding ATP-binding protein: protein MSRSFQLKKALFISLEVAVILLAFEMIYKASMLPSYPFSVFEIEHKEALQNKNTERKESKEEEKKPKASESPKLKQYVIADAEEGIEIKSGDRIIGISGRRIRDKEEILFPLRHAKPGDSISLLIERDTILRFYSVSLSPSVVVTPDSVISTRAISSSVVFKEKISPLHRGLLFILLGISTAILFVLNHRGKAKREARKGEDWQALWLTGISLFLLLGAHFPGEKWEALAYRATHVMLFPILTLFLLSRFKALWKARSKRLALRNGLLNKFQNFPLEPNVNQVVWSSGIGFLIAIGFECTLWFQSAGFGESQFINIKIQKWGYVAWHWVWMIIFLKTIVSLIEEVKMPNLRIRERDALARKSGFYLIAFLIPLSGYFISTLLPAIIHTKPPSALSVFLSMPLAVGLCIGGLLMILLAELRFTEERIEQITPRGIKRASEWLALMLIGGCLYAVLSIFALPLNQQILMWVLISLVAAVSFQPAATGIKNLSERWFFQAQQNTRELLSGFDDALSQCLTREAMQETMELYLSKALGVEEAPLFGASESPLLCFTRERNRSAKRSPKFIHTAQFIVRKTRLMEGRFGIWLNPSVSTVRESEGNGYMICTLPRALVEREIGGIISFSVTTPQSRKFEKSRFMCIFPPKLQGALFYDDDIKNLLQLAKRFQAYDEKWMMEQEALWQAEESRRLREIGSLKTKMLAGVSHDLRTPLASIKLFSELLKNGVAPDQQEKYLSIIEGESDRLSRLISSILNYARLESREYETLFSLKPIFLSKAMTEVLQSMAYQFSLQNFSVETEIQAKSDLDEPMIYADEGLLKQVIENLLSNAIKYAQETKKITLKLRWDKSVVLRIKDDGIGINEKDLPRIFDAYYRSESAQSTGQGGFGIGLSFVKMVLDFHGASIECQSEEGKGSEFILTFPLQTKQK from the coding sequence ATGTCAAGAAGTTTTCAATTGAAAAAAGCCCTTTTTATTTCGCTTGAAGTCGCCGTAATTCTACTTGCTTTTGAAATGATTTATAAGGCGAGTATGCTTCCGTCTTATCCCTTTTCTGTTTTTGAAATTGAACATAAAGAGGCACTTCAAAATAAAAACACAGAAAGAAAGGAAAGCAAGGAAGAAGAAAAGAAACCAAAAGCAAGCGAATCCCCAAAACTGAAACAGTATGTCATTGCAGATGCTGAGGAAGGGATTGAAATTAAAAGCGGCGACCGAATCATCGGAATTTCAGGGAGGCGAATACGAGATAAAGAGGAGATTCTCTTTCCACTTCGACATGCAAAGCCCGGCGATTCTATTTCTCTCCTCATCGAGCGAGATACGATCCTTCGATTTTATTCGGTGTCACTGTCGCCTTCTGTCGTTGTGACGCCCGATTCAGTCATATCAACTCGAGCGATTTCAAGCAGCGTTGTGTTCAAAGAAAAAATTTCTCCATTACATCGTGGGTTACTCTTCATTCTTTTAGGGATTTCGACAGCCATCCTTTTCGTTTTGAATCACCGGGGGAAGGCAAAGCGAGAAGCACGAAAAGGCGAGGACTGGCAGGCATTATGGTTAACGGGCATTTCGTTATTTCTGCTTTTAGGGGCACACTTTCCGGGTGAAAAATGGGAAGCGTTGGCCTATCGAGCGACTCATGTCATGCTTTTTCCAATCCTTACCCTTTTTCTTCTCAGTCGGTTTAAAGCGCTCTGGAAAGCTCGATCGAAAAGACTGGCTTTGCGAAACGGGCTCTTGAATAAGTTTCAAAATTTCCCTTTAGAACCGAATGTAAATCAAGTGGTGTGGAGTTCAGGGATAGGGTTCCTCATTGCAATCGGGTTTGAATGCACGCTTTGGTTTCAATCGGCAGGTTTCGGTGAAAGCCAATTCATCAATATTAAAATTCAAAAATGGGGGTATGTAGCTTGGCATTGGGTGTGGATGATTATTTTTCTAAAAACGATTGTCAGTTTGATTGAAGAAGTCAAGATGCCAAACTTGCGAATTCGCGAGCGCGATGCGCTTGCGCGCAAATCGGGCTTTTATCTAATTGCTTTTCTGATTCCTCTTTCGGGCTACTTCATTTCTACCCTGCTTCCTGCAATCATACACACAAAACCGCCGTCAGCATTGAGTGTATTTCTTTCAATGCCGCTTGCAGTGGGTTTATGTATAGGTGGCTTGCTGATGATACTTCTTGCTGAGCTTCGATTTACTGAAGAGCGAATCGAACAGATTACACCGCGTGGAATCAAACGCGCTTCGGAGTGGCTTGCTTTGATGCTAATCGGCGGTTGTCTTTATGCAGTCCTTTCAATTTTTGCATTGCCGCTGAATCAGCAAATCTTGATGTGGGTATTGATATCGCTTGTTGCGGCGGTTTCATTTCAACCGGCGGCCACTGGTATAAAAAATTTGTCTGAACGATGGTTTTTTCAAGCCCAGCAAAACACCAGAGAGCTCCTTTCCGGCTTTGACGATGCCTTGTCACAATGCTTGACAAGAGAAGCAATGCAAGAGACAATGGAACTATATCTCTCAAAAGCGCTGGGCGTTGAAGAGGCGCCTCTCTTCGGTGCTTCGGAATCACCACTACTTTGCTTTACGCGTGAGCGAAACAGAAGTGCAAAAAGGTCTCCTAAGTTCATTCACACCGCTCAATTTATTGTTCGTAAAACCCGTTTGATGGAAGGGCGATTCGGGATATGGCTCAATCCATCAGTCTCGACAGTCAGAGAAAGTGAAGGAAATGGGTATATGATCTGCACATTACCACGGGCACTCGTTGAACGAGAAATCGGCGGTATCATCTCGTTTTCGGTCACGACTCCGCAATCAAGGAAATTCGAAAAAAGTAGGTTCATGTGCATCTTTCCTCCAAAGCTCCAAGGCGCACTCTTTTATGATGATGATATCAAGAATCTGCTACAATTGGCAAAGCGATTTCAGGCGTATGATGAAAAATGGATGATGGAGCAGGAAGCGCTCTGGCAGGCCGAAGAAAGTCGAAGACTTCGGGAAATCGGTTCGCTAAAAACAAAAATGTTGGCGGGTGTTTCGCACGACTTGCGCACCCCCTTGGCATCGATAAAGCTCTTTTCCGAACTGCTTAAAAACGGTGTAGCGCCGGATCAGCAAGAAAAATATCTTTCGATTATTGAGGGCGAAAGCGACCGGCTGTCGCGATTGATTTCATCTATTCTGAATTATGCTCGGCTGGAATCGCGCGAATATGAAACACTCTTTTCACTAAAGCCAATTTTCCTTTCTAAAGCAATGACGGAAGTATTACAATCAATGGCGTATCAATTCTCCCTGCAAAACTTTAGCGTTGAAACCGAAATCCAAGCGAAGTCGGATTTGGATGAGCCAATGATATATGCCGATGAAGGGCTTCTGAAACAAGTCATTGAGAATTTATTATCCAATGCAATCAAATACGCTCAGGAAACCAAAAAAATTACTTTGAAACTTCGTTGGGATAAATCGGTTGTTCTCAGGATCAAAGATGATGGAATCGGAATTAACGAAAAAGATTTACCAAGAATATTTGACGCGTATTACCGCAGTGAATCAGCGCAAAGCACAGGTCAAGGCGGGTTTGGAATCGGGCTGTCGTTCGTAAAAATGGTGCTCGATTTTCACGGGGCAAGCATCGAATGCCAAAGTGAAGAAGGAAAAGGCAGCGAATTTATACTCACTTTTCCACTTCAAACCAAACAAAAGTAA